One Owenweeksia hongkongensis DSM 17368 genomic region harbors:
- a CDS encoding aminotransferase class V-fold PLP-dependent enzyme, with the protein MQVTTLNRPKLEKSELEEHFSKFRKNIIGIDQTFEGPYGVKKIMYADWIASGRLYEPIEKLLKDDLGRYVANTHTETSFTGTVMTKAYHEAKVLIKEHVNAKSTDALIPVGTGMTGAVLKLQRMLGLKVPERFQESVALHGDDLPVVFISHMEHHSNQTSWLETVAEVIVINADDDGLMDLDHLKTLMEQYKSRKVKIASITSCSNVTGISTPYYDVAKIMHQNGGYCFVDFACSGPYVEIDMHPEDEECKLDAIFFSPHKFLGGPGTPGILVFCSSLYNNKVPDQPGGGTVSWTNPWGGHSYFADIETREDGGTPGFLQTIKAALAIKLKDEMGVKEMHDRENEIVQYTLSRMSTIPGMNILAGNIHDRLGAISFYVDDLHFNLYVKLLNDMYGIQVRGGCSCAGTYGHYLLHVTEDMSREVTTMIDHGDLSRKPGWVRLSLHPTMTNAEVEMICDAIEDIALNHNKYKKDYEYHCKTNEYEHKTFKGREEQIVNDWFGK; encoded by the coding sequence ATGCAAGTAACTACTCTAAATCGCCCCAAACTTGAAAAGTCTGAATTGGAAGAACACTTCTCCAAATTCAGAAAGAACATAATTGGTATTGACCAAACTTTTGAAGGTCCTTATGGCGTCAAAAAAATCATGTACGCAGATTGGATAGCCAGCGGTAGATTATACGAGCCAATTGAAAAACTTCTCAAAGATGATTTAGGGAGATATGTTGCCAATACACACACTGAAACTTCCTTTACGGGAACAGTGATGACCAAGGCTTATCACGAAGCTAAGGTGCTGATAAAAGAACATGTTAACGCGAAAAGTACAGATGCCCTTATTCCTGTGGGAACAGGGATGACAGGTGCAGTACTTAAGCTGCAAAGAATGCTTGGGCTAAAAGTTCCAGAACGTTTTCAAGAAAGCGTGGCTTTGCATGGTGATGATTTACCTGTGGTATTTATAAGTCACATGGAGCATCATTCTAACCAAACCTCCTGGCTCGAAACGGTTGCCGAAGTAATAGTGATAAATGCCGATGATGATGGTTTGATGGATTTAGACCACCTGAAAACTTTGATGGAGCAGTATAAGTCCCGCAAGGTGAAAATTGCGAGTATTACTTCATGCAGCAACGTTACCGGTATTTCTACTCCTTATTATGATGTAGCCAAAATCATGCATCAAAATGGTGGCTATTGCTTTGTGGATTTTGCTTGTAGCGGTCCTTATGTAGAAATTGACATGCACCCTGAAGATGAAGAATGTAAGTTGGACGCCATCTTTTTCTCTCCTCATAAATTTTTAGGCGGCCCGGGCACACCCGGTATATTGGTGTTTTGCAGTAGCCTTTATAATAATAAAGTACCCGATCAGCCTGGAGGGGGAACTGTAAGCTGGACAAACCCTTGGGGTGGACATAGCTATTTTGCAGACATCGAAACCAGGGAAGACGGTGGAACACCAGGGTTTTTACAAACCATAAAAGCCGCATTAGCTATAAAGCTAAAGGATGAAATGGGGGTAAAAGAAATGCATGATCGTGAAAATGAGATTGTGCAGTATACTCTTTCCAGAATGTCTACAATCCCTGGAATGAATATTTTGGCAGGCAATATTCATGATCGTTTGGGTGCAATTTCATTTTATGTAGATGATTTGCACTTTAATCTTTATGTAAAATTGCTCAATGATATGTATGGCATTCAAGTGCGTGGCGGTTGCAGTTGCGCAGGTACTTACGGCCATTATTTGTTGCATGTAACTGAGGACATGAGTCGTGAAGTGACCACTATGATAGATCATGGTGATCTTTCTCGCAAACCAGGTTGGGTTAGATTATCTTTGCACCCCACTATGACTAATGCTGAGGTGGAAATGATTTGCGATGCGATTGAGGATATTGCATTAAATCATAATAAGTATAAAAAAGATTATGAGTACCATTGCAAAACCAATGAGTATGAGCATAAAACGTTTAAAGGACGAGAAGAACAAATAGTAAATGACTGGTTTGGAAAGTAA
- the glmM gene encoding phosphoglucosamine mutase: MTLIKSISGIRGTIGGSAGDNLTPLDAVKFAAAYGTWIKKGKKEKVKVVIGRDARPSGGMIQQLVQNTLIGLGIDIVDLDLSTTPTVEMAVVFEKADGGIILTASHNPVQWNALKLLNGKGEFLSGDDGKEILRLVESEDYDFAEVQDLGKLIENTDSMEKHVDAILALPYIETEKIKAANFKVAVDGVNSTGGVFIPYLLKRLGVEQVEELYCEPHGRFPHNPEPLEKHLGDIMSLVKDKGCDVGIVVDPDVDRLALISEDGKMFGEEYTLVACADYLLDKKKGAVVSNLSSSRALRDLAEAKGCEYFASAVGEVNVVEKMKAQNAVLGGEGNGGVILPDLHYGRDSLVGTALILSLMATSGKKMSELRASYPEYYMAKNKIELEPGMDVDGLLETLKERYSAEEISTIDGVKIDFEKEWVHLRKSNTEPIIRVYTEAATAEKAQELGDKFVNEMMEMAK, from the coding sequence ATGACATTAATAAAATCTATCTCAGGAATTAGAGGAACTATCGGTGGCAGTGCTGGTGACAACCTGACACCACTTGATGCGGTGAAATTTGCCGCAGCTTATGGAACCTGGATAAAGAAAGGTAAGAAAGAAAAAGTAAAAGTTGTGATTGGTCGTGATGCCCGTCCTTCTGGCGGAATGATACAGCAGCTGGTACAAAATACTTTAATAGGCCTTGGGATAGATATTGTAGACCTCGATCTTTCAACAACGCCAACTGTGGAGATGGCGGTGGTTTTTGAAAAAGCAGATGGCGGTATTATTCTTACTGCTTCTCACAACCCTGTACAATGGAACGCTCTTAAATTACTTAATGGAAAAGGTGAATTTTTGAGTGGTGATGATGGAAAAGAGATTTTACGATTAGTAGAATCTGAAGATTATGACTTTGCCGAAGTTCAGGATTTGGGCAAGCTGATCGAAAACACAGATTCTATGGAAAAACATGTAGACGCCATTCTTGCCCTTCCATACATTGAAACTGAAAAAATAAAAGCAGCAAACTTTAAAGTGGCTGTTGATGGCGTAAATTCTACCGGGGGTGTTTTCATTCCTTATTTATTAAAAAGGCTGGGCGTAGAGCAGGTGGAAGAATTGTACTGTGAGCCTCATGGTCGTTTTCCTCACAATCCTGAGCCATTGGAAAAACACCTTGGGGATATTATGTCTTTGGTAAAAGATAAAGGTTGTGATGTGGGTATCGTTGTAGATCCAGATGTGGATCGCCTAGCCTTGATTTCTGAAGACGGAAAGATGTTTGGCGAAGAGTACACCTTGGTGGCTTGCGCGGATTACCTTTTAGATAAAAAGAAAGGAGCAGTGGTAAGCAATCTTAGCAGCAGCCGTGCTCTTAGAGATTTAGCTGAAGCTAAAGGCTGTGAATATTTTGCCAGCGCAGTAGGAGAGGTAAACGTGGTAGAAAAAATGAAAGCGCAAAATGCTGTGCTTGGCGGAGAAGGTAATGGAGGAGTGATTTTACCAGATCTTCATTATGGTCGCGATTCATTGGTGGGTACGGCTTTGATATTGTCATTAATGGCTACCTCAGGTAAAAAGATGAGTGAGCTTAGAGCAAGTTACCCCGAATATTACATGGCTAAAAATAAGATTGAGCTTGAGCCAGGAATGGACGTGGATGGTCTGTTGGAAACTCTAAAAGAAAGGTATTCTGCCGAAGAAATTTCAACGATTGACGGAGTAAAAATTGATTTTGAAAAAGAGTGGGTACATTTACGTAAGTCGAATACAGAGCCTATCATCAGAGTGTACACAGAAGCGGCTACTGCTGAAAAAGCCCAGGAACTGGGTGATAAATTTGTGAACGAAATGATGGAAATGGCTAAATAA
- a CDS encoding tetratricopeptide repeat protein yields the protein MYEDDDLDEENMERILPLINRFEDMLKRKEEWFFDVDEFEALSDYYYENGKVKKALKAVEIAIDQHPSSSSFIVRMAHYHTANNNLKGALKSLKQLENIEPDGYDLFMTRATIYSKAGKHQRALHFYKAALKKANFPEDVWPLIAIEHQMMGNFEMALKYLKLTLEANVEDEIAIYNIALCFDLLDKGEEGISFFKKFTDKNPYCEVAWYHLAILSAKERLNEEALRAIDYAILIDEYFTAAYYEKARILERTFRYKEAAETYMESFEYEGPTGFSYYKIGLCYLNMDKPDKAESYLTKAIQEDQDLDEAFYELALLKDEQKAGAEAIYFIGKALELDTENTDYLFTSAEIHRRGGMLNEAEVIYQNIIEKGFIDPEVFMDYAELLFDLCEFDDGMEVLYQGVQLNPESADMNYRICGYLYTLQESDEADIYFKRAVELNPDRRMFFFELFPKLKESQSINKILQDKRL from the coding sequence ATGTACGAGGATGATGATTTAGACGAAGAGAACATGGAGAGGATTTTACCGCTTATCAACCGCTTTGAGGATATGCTCAAGCGCAAGGAGGAGTGGTTTTTTGATGTAGATGAATTTGAGGCCCTATCCGACTATTATTACGAAAATGGTAAGGTTAAAAAAGCTTTAAAAGCAGTTGAAATTGCCATTGACCAGCACCCGTCCAGTTCAAGCTTTATAGTGAGAATGGCGCATTACCATACGGCAAATAATAATTTAAAGGGTGCTCTTAAATCATTGAAGCAGCTCGAAAATATAGAGCCTGACGGTTACGATTTATTCATGACTCGCGCTACTATCTATAGCAAAGCTGGTAAACATCAGCGCGCTTTACATTTTTATAAAGCTGCACTTAAGAAAGCAAATTTTCCAGAAGATGTGTGGCCTTTAATTGCCATAGAGCATCAAATGATGGGCAACTTTGAAATGGCTTTAAAATACCTGAAGCTTACTTTGGAAGCCAATGTGGAAGATGAAATTGCTATTTATAATATCGCACTATGCTTTGACCTTTTGGATAAAGGTGAAGAAGGCATAAGTTTCTTTAAAAAATTTACCGACAAAAATCCTTACTGTGAGGTTGCGTGGTATCACCTAGCCATACTTTCTGCCAAGGAAAGATTGAATGAAGAAGCGCTTCGGGCGATTGATTACGCCATTTTGATTGATGAGTACTTCACAGCTGCTTACTATGAAAAAGCCAGAATTCTAGAACGTACTTTTCGTTACAAAGAAGCTGCTGAAACTTATATGGAGAGTTTTGAATATGAGGGTCCCACCGGGTTTTCATATTACAAAATAGGTCTTTGCTACCTCAACATGGACAAACCCGATAAGGCGGAAAGTTATTTGACCAAAGCCATTCAGGAAGACCAGGATTTGGATGAGGCTTTTTATGAGCTTGCCCTTTTAAAAGATGAGCAAAAAGCAGGAGCTGAAGCAATTTACTTTATTGGTAAAGCTCTGGAACTTGATACCGAAAACACGGATTATCTCTTTACCAGTGCCGAAATTCACCGCAGAGGTGGAATGCTAAATGAGGCGGAAGTGATTTATCAAAACATCATTGAGAAAGGCTTTATCGACCCAGAAGTTTTTATGGATTATGCCGAGCTTCTCTTTGACCTTTGCGAGTTTGATGATGGAATGGAAGTACTTTATCAAGGTGTTCAGCTAAACCCAGAGTCTGCAGATATGAATTATCGCATTTGCGGATATTTGTACACTTTGCAAGAAAGCGATGAAGCTGACATCTACTTTAAACGTGCTGTAGAACTGAACCCGGATCGCAGAATGTTCTTTTTTGAGCTATTTCCTAAATTGAAGGAATCACAGTCTATCAATAAGATTCTCCAGGATAAGCGACTGTAA
- a CDS encoding NAD(P)/FAD-dependent oxidoreductase, translating into MRKCDVVVIGAGPSGSLAASVLQQKGWEVTMLEKQRFPRFVIGESLLPRCMESLEEAGLMNVVEKLGFQKKVGARFYKDGEICDFDFSQQFTEGWSWTWQAPRSELDMALAEEVASRGVNLKYETTVTHIDFGAEKQVVFYTDVAGKEEVIECQFVIDGSGYGRVVPRMLGLDKPSDLAPRMAVFGHVKYDAIHEYDKRIDIVTVTDKIWAWLIPFSDGRASVGFVGVIEAFDHLKDLSDKESLLKLIASSAYIAPKLGDVEFTMEAKKISAYSSAVSRFHGEGFVLTGNSTEFLDPIFSSGVTFAMESGVLAAKLLDRQLRGEAVDWDTEYVAYIQRGVDTFRSYVKGWYDGSLPKIFFSPSSLQQFKDQICSVLAGYVWDESNPFVKKHSRILTTLSKVLDIQMDKPEE; encoded by the coding sequence ATGAGAAAATGTGATGTAGTAGTAATTGGTGCAGGGCCTTCCGGAAGTTTGGCTGCATCTGTTTTACAACAAAAAGGTTGGGAGGTAACTATGCTCGAGAAGCAGCGTTTTCCACGGTTTGTCATTGGTGAAAGTCTTTTGCCAAGATGTATGGAGAGCCTTGAAGAAGCAGGTTTGATGAATGTAGTGGAGAAGCTTGGTTTTCAAAAAAAGGTAGGTGCTCGATTTTACAAGGATGGAGAAATATGTGACTTTGATTTTAGCCAGCAATTTACTGAGGGTTGGAGTTGGACATGGCAAGCACCACGCTCTGAGCTAGACATGGCTTTGGCCGAAGAGGTTGCCAGCCGCGGTGTGAATTTGAAATACGAAACCACTGTTACTCATATTGATTTTGGCGCTGAAAAACAGGTAGTGTTTTACACCGATGTTGCAGGTAAAGAAGAGGTTATCGAATGCCAATTCGTAATTGATGGAAGTGGTTATGGGCGAGTAGTTCCACGTATGTTGGGACTGGATAAGCCTTCTGACTTAGCTCCCCGAATGGCGGTTTTTGGTCATGTAAAATATGATGCCATTCATGAGTATGATAAGCGAATAGACATTGTAACCGTTACCGATAAAATTTGGGCCTGGCTCATTCCTTTTTCTGATGGCCGTGCTTCCGTTGGCTTTGTTGGAGTTATAGAAGCTTTTGACCATTTAAAAGACTTGAGTGATAAAGAAAGCCTTTTAAAGCTCATAGCTAGTAGTGCCTATATAGCTCCAAAGTTAGGAGATGTTGAGTTTACTATGGAGGCAAAAAAAATAAGTGCTTATTCATCAGCAGTTAGTCGTTTTCACGGTGAAGGGTTTGTCCTTACGGGAAATAGCACGGAATTTTTAGACCCTATTTTCAGCTCGGGAGTAACTTTTGCTATGGAATCTGGAGTTCTAGCGGCAAAGCTTTTGGATAGACAACTTCGAGGAGAAGCAGTGGACTGGGACACCGAATATGTTGCATACATTCAGCGTGGGGTAGATACGTTTCGCTCTTACGTGAAAGGGTGGTATGATGGGAGCTTGCCTAAAATTTTCTTCTCACCAAGTTCTTTACAACAATTTAAAGATCAAATATGCTCGGTGTTGGCAGGGTATGTTTGGGATGAGAGCAACCCCTTTGTAAAAAAGCATAGTCGAATTTTGACTACGCTTTCTAAAGTTTTAGACATCCAAATGGATAAGCCTGAAGAGTAA
- a CDS encoding phytoene desaturase family protein, producing the protein MNEEHPYDFVIIGSGLGGLECGYILADEGYSVCVLEKNHQLGGNLQVFSREKVAFDTGVHYIGGLEEGQNLYQMFKYFGLMDKLKLVKMDSKFDRITFNGDPVEYNHAQGYDAFAKSLIEQFPEDEGAINEYCKTVQEICNHFPLYNLEYSQESYLEDKVLGIGVKDYLEQLTSNEKLQAVLGGSNMLYAGISDKTPLYVHALIVNTYIESSYRCIDGGAQIAKHLAKSIREMGGVVLKRTEVTSFEYEGKEISCAVTEDGERFYGKNFISNIHPQDTLDMVEDGRVRKAYVNRIKSLENSVSAFILNIVCKPESFEYQNYNYYHHKTWDVWKGVDESAETWPSSYMFSTPAHSENQKYSKGIIVLAYMKYSEVQEWEKTLRTVVKPSERGEAYEKFKKEKEEVVLKEVEKKFPHIRDCIKTVYSSTPLTYRDYIGNSDGSIYGVVKDYNAPLKTFITPKTKIPNLYLTGQNINLHGILGVSISSLVTCSEFIDKKYLLDKINNA; encoded by the coding sequence ATGAATGAAGAGCATCCGTATGATTTTGTAATTATAGGAAGTGGGCTTGGTGGCCTTGAGTGTGGCTATATTTTGGCCGATGAGGGTTATTCCGTTTGTGTGCTTGAAAAAAATCATCAACTGGGTGGGAATCTTCAGGTATTTAGCCGTGAGAAAGTGGCTTTTGATACAGGGGTACATTACATAGGAGGCTTAGAGGAAGGTCAAAATTTGTATCAAATGTTTAAGTACTTCGGCTTGATGGATAAGCTGAAGTTGGTGAAAATGGACTCCAAGTTTGATAGAATAACTTTTAATGGAGACCCTGTAGAGTACAATCACGCACAAGGCTACGATGCTTTTGCCAAATCATTGATTGAGCAATTTCCCGAAGATGAGGGTGCAATAAATGAATACTGCAAAACCGTTCAGGAAATTTGCAATCATTTTCCACTTTATAACTTAGAATATAGCCAGGAGAGCTATTTGGAAGACAAAGTATTAGGCATTGGTGTAAAAGATTATTTGGAGCAACTCACTTCAAATGAGAAGTTACAGGCTGTACTTGGTGGGAGTAATATGCTGTATGCTGGTATTTCTGATAAGACTCCTTTATATGTACATGCGCTTATTGTAAATACCTATATCGAAAGTTCGTACCGATGTATTGATGGCGGGGCTCAAATTGCAAAGCATCTTGCAAAGTCTATACGCGAAATGGGGGGAGTTGTTTTAAAGAGAACTGAGGTGACCAGCTTTGAATATGAAGGAAAGGAGATTAGCTGTGCAGTGACAGAGGATGGAGAGCGTTTTTATGGAAAAAATTTTATTTCAAATATTCACCCACAGGATACTTTGGATATGGTGGAAGATGGGCGGGTACGAAAAGCCTATGTGAATAGAATAAAGAGCCTTGAAAATTCGGTGTCAGCATTTATTTTAAACATAGTTTGTAAGCCTGAATCCTTTGAGTATCAAAATTACAATTACTACCATCACAAGACGTGGGACGTTTGGAAGGGGGTAGATGAGAGTGCCGAAACCTGGCCAAGCTCATATATGTTTAGCACACCTGCTCACAGTGAAAATCAAAAGTATAGCAAGGGTATAATTGTGCTGGCTTATATGAAGTATAGCGAAGTGCAAGAGTGGGAAAAAACCTTAAGAACAGTAGTCAAACCTTCGGAAAGAGGTGAGGCTTATGAGAAGTTTAAAAAGGAAAAGGAGGAAGTTGTTCTAAAAGAGGTTGAGAAGAAATTCCCGCACATAAGAGATTGCATAAAAACCGTATATAGTAGCACCCCTCTTACTTACCGTGATTACATTGGTAATTCTGATGGATCTATATATGGTGTGGTCAAAGATTACAATGCCCCTTTAAAAACCTTTATTACGCCAAAGACAAAGATTCCAAATTTGTACTTGACAGGTCAGAACATAAACCTGCACGGCATACTAGGGGTATCAATTAGCTCATTAGTTACCTGTTCTGAGTTTATAGACAAAAAGTATTTGCTTGATAAAATCAATAATGCTTAA
- a CDS encoding trifunctional MMPL family transporter/lysophospholipid acyltransferase/class I SAM-dependent methyltransferase encodes MTEKIYLYLQKHKALALILAALLWGVFGFFASQISIQEDISKTFPKDSALQQYQDFYKKSPLASKIIVAVGGDTATDGSKYIEQGQLFLQNIDSSAFALIDTVEFEMGTSAVQSSLDYFYDYLPYFLTVEETDSILDTQNSDKVEGNVQNVLSKLTSPEGYALRKYLMRDPAGMYGKVIGKLAGFKEGGDFELKDNHLFTEDGKYVLLIVSPGFPASESKNNGVLIEHLKSASKSVNDAEVLFFGGPVIAAANADQIKDDTTFAGIAAVVLILALLFWYYRKWVVPLVFFLPPLFGITVALGAVYLIKGEISIVTIGAGSIVLGIALDYCFHTFTHIKHSSSVASSLREISWPLVLSCFTTVLAFLSLLFLKSEILGDFGLLASFSLIGTLFFVLFVLPLLVDSLNLKSKISTSEHWLDRVFASVKPRPVLILGLIAIITVVLSFFVNDVAFEDDLNKINYFPDELEQAEQAITNSETKEKTLYIVTEGESIQLAIDKNKKVSLVLDSLKNNGAANSVVSINHLFPTSAEAEQRAKNWNARLEQNDSLKTLYVTAGLEVGIKENGFQEFYDLLGRSYEGYQLPTELLQEAVFANFFLMDEDKVGVVNVVNTFPEHFEEIEKAIAKTEGLVVDKAAMATSLIDVVKDNFNLLLIITTSLVFITLLINYGRIELALLTFLPMVLSWFWILGLCGLFDIKFNFVNVLVTTFIFGLGDDFCIFVTDGLLSKFKLGINKLQSYRSSIILSTTTTIIGTGVLLFAKHPALSSIAALSVIGMLCISFISLTLQPLIFEYTGQKRKEKRLQPLTFFIILTSIISFGYFALGCLLMTALVPVFYIFPARTKWKKRVYNFIISKFAWSVIYIMMNVKKTRVNVNNEKFEKPGIIVANHQSFIDILATVMLRPGIVILTKDWVWRSPLFGWVVRYAGFPTAVNELDENEDHIKECLDNGYSVVIFPEGTRSIDGTMKRFHKGAFYMAEKYQVDIIPVLLHGFDYTIRKAGFILLSGHLTMKILPRIAPDDASFGTGYRERAKLIGKYMRRELQAIVDEREDVDYHRDAVFANYIYKGPILEWYVRIKLMLEKNFRIFDENVPKQGTIVDLGCGYGYLSYMLHFTGKNRQIVGLDYDDDKIAVAENCYAMNEKVSFAIANLKTYQPEPADCYIIKDVLHYLPILRQQQLLEECCEALNVGGRILVRDGFAENTKHKQTELTEFFSTRLMGFNKTENELSFMDKSVVLEIAEKYGMSCKEVDKNGSTSNQTLILTKA; translated from the coding sequence ATGACCGAAAAAATCTATCTCTATTTGCAAAAGCACAAGGCTCTGGCCTTGATTTTAGCGGCTTTGCTGTGGGGAGTGTTTGGTTTTTTTGCTAGTCAGATTTCTATTCAAGAAGATATTTCCAAAACCTTTCCAAAGGATTCAGCTCTACAGCAGTATCAGGATTTTTACAAAAAGTCGCCTCTTGCCAGCAAAATAATTGTGGCCGTTGGTGGAGATACAGCCACAGATGGTTCAAAGTATATTGAGCAAGGTCAGCTGTTTTTGCAGAACATCGACAGTTCCGCTTTTGCGCTGATTGACACCGTAGAGTTTGAAATGGGCACTTCAGCAGTTCAGTCTTCGCTGGATTATTTCTACGATTACCTGCCATATTTCCTTACGGTAGAAGAAACAGACTCCATATTAGATACCCAGAATAGCGATAAAGTGGAGGGCAATGTTCAGAATGTGCTTTCTAAGTTGACGTCTCCAGAAGGTTATGCTCTGCGCAAATATTTGATGCGCGATCCGGCTGGGATGTACGGTAAAGTAATTGGCAAATTAGCAGGCTTCAAGGAGGGTGGAGATTTCGAATTGAAAGACAACCACCTCTTTACAGAAGATGGAAAATATGTTCTTCTTATCGTCAGTCCTGGGTTTCCTGCTTCTGAATCGAAGAACAATGGGGTTTTAATTGAGCATTTAAAAAGTGCCTCCAAGAGTGTCAATGATGCTGAGGTTTTGTTTTTTGGAGGGCCTGTAATAGCTGCTGCAAATGCTGACCAAATTAAAGATGATACCACCTTTGCAGGCATTGCAGCTGTGGTGTTGATTTTGGCTTTACTGTTTTGGTATTATCGCAAATGGGTGGTTCCACTGGTGTTTTTCCTGCCACCACTTTTTGGAATTACCGTAGCTCTTGGAGCAGTTTACCTTATTAAGGGCGAAATTTCTATTGTAACCATTGGTGCAGGTTCCATTGTTTTAGGCATCGCCCTAGATTATTGTTTTCACACATTTACGCATATTAAGCATTCGTCAAGCGTGGCGTCTTCCTTACGGGAAATTTCATGGCCGCTGGTATTGAGCTGTTTTACTACAGTTTTAGCTTTTTTGAGTTTGCTGTTTCTTAAATCAGAAATACTAGGTGACTTTGGCCTTTTGGCTTCATTTAGCCTTATCGGAACTTTGTTTTTTGTGCTGTTTGTATTACCACTTTTAGTGGATAGCTTAAACCTTAAAAGTAAGATTAGTACAAGTGAACATTGGCTGGACAGAGTTTTTGCATCGGTTAAACCTAGACCTGTTTTGATACTTGGGCTAATAGCAATTATCACGGTGGTCTTATCCTTTTTTGTAAATGATGTTGCCTTTGAAGACGACTTAAATAAAATCAACTATTTCCCAGATGAGTTGGAACAGGCAGAGCAAGCCATCACTAATTCTGAAACTAAAGAAAAGACCCTATATATAGTAACGGAGGGGGAAAGCATTCAGCTAGCTATTGACAAAAACAAGAAAGTGTCCTTGGTTTTGGATTCTCTAAAGAATAATGGAGCGGCCAATTCTGTAGTTTCTATCAATCACCTTTTTCCTACTTCAGCGGAAGCTGAGCAAAGAGCTAAAAATTGGAATGCCCGACTCGAGCAGAATGACAGTTTAAAAACTTTGTACGTGACCGCAGGTTTGGAGGTGGGGATAAAGGAAAATGGCTTTCAAGAGTTTTATGATTTATTGGGACGCAGTTATGAAGGCTACCAGTTACCCACCGAGCTTTTACAGGAAGCTGTTTTTGCCAATTTCTTTTTGATGGATGAAGACAAGGTAGGGGTTGTCAATGTGGTGAATACCTTTCCTGAACACTTTGAAGAAATTGAAAAGGCTATAGCCAAAACGGAAGGCTTGGTGGTAGATAAAGCCGCTATGGCAACAAGTCTTATTGATGTGGTGAAGGATAATTTTAATTTGCTTTTGATTATTACCACAAGCCTTGTTTTTATCACCTTATTGATAAACTACGGAAGGATAGAATTAGCGCTACTCACCTTTTTACCAATGGTGCTTAGTTGGTTTTGGATACTCGGCTTGTGCGGCTTGTTTGATATCAAATTCAATTTTGTAAATGTGCTCGTTACCACCTTCATTTTTGGCTTGGGTGACGACTTTTGCATTTTTGTGACGGACGGTTTGCTTAGCAAGTTTAAGCTTGGGATTAACAAGCTTCAGTCCTACAGAAGTTCCATCATACTATCTACCACCACCACAATTATTGGTACAGGGGTTTTACTTTTCGCCAAGCATCCTGCGCTATCTTCTATCGCGGCACTTTCCGTTATCGGGATGCTTTGTATTTCGTTTATATCACTCACGTTGCAGCCCCTTATTTTTGAGTATACCGGTCAGAAGAGAAAAGAAAAACGGCTACAGCCACTTACTTTTTTCATCATTCTTACCAGCATTATTTCCTTTGGATATTTTGCCTTAGGATGTCTCCTGATGACAGCGCTCGTTCCTGTGTTTTACATTTTCCCGGCAAGGACAAAGTGGAAGAAGAGGGTGTATAATTTCATTATAAGCAAGTTTGCCTGGTCTGTTATTTACATCATGATGAATGTGAAAAAGACTAGGGTAAACGTGAACAATGAAAAGTTTGAAAAGCCTGGAATCATTGTGGCAAACCATCAGTCATTTATCGACATTTTGGCCACAGTAATGCTTCGTCCGGGTATTGTTATTCTAACTAAAGATTGGGTTTGGCGTTCACCCTTGTTTGGCTGGGTGGTGCGCTATGCTGGCTTTCCTACTGCTGTAAATGAGCTTGATGAAAACGAAGACCACATTAAGGAATGCTTAGATAATGGCTATTCTGTGGTGATTTTCCCTGAAGGTACACGCTCTATAGACGGTACCATGAAACGTTTTCATAAAGGGGCTTTTTACATGGCAGAAAAGTATCAGGTGGATATTATTCCTGTGCTGCTTCATGGTTTTGATTATACCATTCGTAAGGCTGGTTTTATTTTATTAAGTGGACATCTTACCATGAAAATTTTGCCAAGAATTGCACCAGACGATGCTTCATTTGGAACGGGTTATCGCGAAAGAGCAAAGCTTATTGGTAAATACATGAGGAGAGAATTGCAAGCAATTGTGGATGAGCGAGAAGATGTGGATTATCACAGGGATGCTGTTTTTGCAAACTACATTTATAAAGGACCAATTTTAGAATGGTACGTTCGTATCAAGTTGATGTTGGAGAAAAACTTCCGCATTTTTGATGAAAATGTTCCAAAGCAGGGGACTATTGTAGACCTTGGTTGTGGCTATGGTTACTTGAGTTATATGCTTCATTTTACCGGCAAGAATCGCCAAATTGTGGGCTTGGATTATGATGATGATAAAATTGCTGTAGCCGAGAATTGCTATGCCATGAATGAGAAGGTGAGTTTTGCTATAGCTAATTTGAAAACCTACCAACCAGAACCCGCAGACTGCTATATTATTAAAGATGTATTGCATTATTTACCAATTTTGCGACAGCAGCAATTATTGGAAGAATGTTGTGAAGCACTGAATGTAGGAGGCCGGATTTTGGTGCGTGATGGTTTTGCGGAAAACACAAAGCACAAGCAGACTGAGTTGACAGAATTTTTCTCCACACGATTGATGGGTTTTAATAAAACTGAAAATGAGCTTAGTTTTATGGACAAATCTGTGGTGCTTGAAATAGCTGAAAAATATGGAATGAGTTGCAAGGAAGTTGATAAAAATGGAAGCACATCTAACCAAACATTGATTCTTACAAAGGCCTAA